From Aspergillus fumigatus Af293 chromosome 5, whole genome shotgun sequence, a single genomic window includes:
- the irs4 gene encoding protein irs4, whose amino-acid sequence MDDKSRGTTNAKHLATDTDHPPDDGSAGLPEPGSVKSKTGLFTARSTQKALDGERDEFATFRTRPPQQAAIAMQKPPVPVNKPVTLGRPNSTPELRQTESQGSDDRAEPGYPMSKPVRNMTAGADTVENLLQDNRELPVRNPPIPHRNPAMHPDTSPRPPDIASVSGTKPRPTPPPPRKGGAKPVPKSPSRNEPKIHGEKQSYIPLSNSDVDLTGADEARPTLPPRPDPSRVTHIPPSDHRILLEAHEHSKRHLTPSSPLLDRSLQNNGSSPDLIDYSPGLDEEAMSDAIVASSLASRKAFSAKKVPPPPPPQRQLRTHPLLRPNTPSSDSPRSSSPAPSLRHTLRPATKVGEEELDHHKHRKHIIRRHPHKHHEGDRKRWQSEVTEKERKRYEGVWAANKGLLIPISNSKERSSLEEVSCEGYPPSASEMVLNIAVREIWARSRLPSSILEKIWNLVDRQKIGLLTREEFVVGMWLIDQQLKGHKLPVEVPGSVWDSVRGVPGIRIPKVPSR is encoded by the coding sequence ATGGACGACAAATCCAGGGGAACCACCAATGCAAAACATCTTGCTACCGATACAGATCATCCACCAGATGACGGGTCCGCAGGACTCCCCGAGCCTGGATCCGTCAAAAGCAAAACTGGACTGTTCACCGCACGGAGTACGCAAAAGGCATTGGATGGGGAGCGTGATGAATTTGCGACTTTCAGGACGCGGCCTCCCCAGCAGGCTGCTATCGCTATGCAGAAACCGCCGGTACCAGTGAACAAACCTGTAACATTGGGAAGACCGAATTCAACGCCGGAACTGAGGCAAACGGAGTCTCAGGGAAGCGACGATAGAGCAGAGCCTGGTTACCCAATGTCGAAGCCTGTTCGCAACATGACGGCAGGCGCCGACACAGTTGAaaaccttcttcaagacaaCAGGGAACTACCGGTCAGAAACCCACCAATTCCCCATCGAAACCCCGCAATGCACCCAGATACTTCACCCAGACCCCCAGATATCGCTTCAGTGTCTGGTACAAAACCCCGGCCTACTCCACCTCCGCCTCGGAAAGGAGGTGCAAAACCAGTTCCGAAAAGCCCTAGTCGCAATGAGCCGAAGATCCATGGAGAAAAACAGAGCTACATACCGCTTTCAAATTCCGACGTGGATCTTACCGGTGCTGATGAGGCCAGACCTACGCTCCCCCCGCGGCCAGACCCTTCCCGTGTGACACACATTCCTCCAAGTGATCATCGAATTCTGCTCGAAGCGCACGAACATAGCAAGCGTCATTTGACTCCTAGCTCTCCATTGTTGGACAGGTCGTTACAAAACAACGGTAGTAGCCCTGACCTCATTGACTACTCCCCTGGTCTAGACGAGGAAGCAATGTCGGATGCGATAGTTGCATCATCACTGGCCTCAAGAAAAGCGTTCTCCGCAAAAAAAGtccctccaccccctcctccacaacGACAACTCAGGACCCATCCGCTCCTGCGCCCAAACACACCCAGCAGCGACTCTCCGCGCAGCTCCAGTCCCGCACCAAGCCTGCGGCACACTCTCCGGCCGGCAACTAAGGTTGGTGAAGAAGAACTCGACCATCACAAGCACAGAAAACACATTATACGCAGACACCCACACAAACATCACGAGGGCGATCGAAAACGATGGCAAAGCGAGGTAActgagaaggagaggaagaggtaCGAGGGCGTTTGGGCTGCAAATAAGGGACTGCTGATACCTATCAGTAATTCGAAGGAACGATCTTCACTTGAGGAGGTATCCTGCGAAGGCTATCCTCCAAGTGCATCTGAGATGGTCCTGAACATAGCTGTTCGCGAGATATGGGCCCGAAGCCGCTTGCCGTCAAGCattctggagaagatctggaatCTTGTTGATCGGCAGAAAATTGGACTATTGACAAGAGAAGAGTTTGTCGTCGGCATGTGGTTGATAGACCAGCAGCTCAAGGGCCACAAGCTTCCAGTGGAGGTGCCGGGCAGTGTCTGGGACAGCGTGAGAGGCGTGCCCGGAATCAGAATACCCAAGGTCCCTTCCCGTTAA
- the spb1 gene encoding rRNA methyltransferase spb1, protein MAIQKKHGKGRLDKWYRLAKEKGYRARAAFKLIQLNKKYGFLEKSKVLLDLCAAPGSWCQVAAECMPTQSIIIGVDLAPIKPIPRVITFQSDITTEKCRATIRQHLKHWKADTVLHDGAPNVGTAWVQDAFSQAELVLQSMKLATEFLVEGGTFVTKVFRSKDYNPLLWVFKQLFTSVEATKPPSSRNVSAEIFVVCRGFKAPKRIDPKFLDPKHVFAELTDSTPNNEARVFNPEKKKRKREGYEEGDYTQFKEIPVTEFINTTDPIAILGTYNKLSFEQSPGGDLALATLNRLEETTDEIRTCCEDLKILGKKEFRSLLRWRLKVREKFGLVVKKGQAKADEPEEVAEVAPMDEELAIQEELQRLQEKESAKRKKERRKENEKKRKEIIRMQMHMTTPMDIGMEQLGPGGDDATFSLKRVERDGARDVIASGKLAEIESDSEDDQTESDYDESDDEGDRLERELDSLYEQYQERREDRDSKVRAKKARKDYEAEEWDGFSDSDKEDDEESEEDGASQAVVKPAPPNSGTLSSKAAMFFDQDIFQGLGDVDDVEDEDSAIEMQEDDKSAKKGSALEKKAPKEAKKKAQAPEDFSDSDPEEPDDPRKKNGQLDIDIITAEAMALAQQMATGEKKSQDIIDDGFNRYTFRDVDGLPEWFLDDENKHSKPQRPITKAAAAAIKEKLRAINARPIKKVMEAKGRKKMKAAQRLEKLRKKSALLADDEALSERDKSQAIAKLMSKAVKKKPKQQVKLVVARGANRGISGRPRGVKGKYKIVDSRMKKDIRAQKRLAKKKK, encoded by the exons ATGGCGATCCAAAAAAAG CACGGTAAAGGTCGTTTGGATAAGTGGTATCGCCTTgcgaaagaaaagggatacCGAGCAAGAGCTGCTTTTAAATTGATCCAGCTAAACAAGAAGTATGGTTTCTTGGAAAAGAGCAAAGTCCTTCTGGATCTTTGCGCGGCTCCGGGC TCGTGGTGTCAAGTAGCGGCAGAGTGTATGCCCACTCAGAGCATCATTATCGGTGTCGATCTCGCCCCAATCAAGCCAATTCCTCGAGTCATTACCTTTCAAAGCGATATTACAACAGAAAAGTGTCGCGCGACGATCAGACAACATTTGAAGCACTGGAAGGCAGACACTGTTCTTCACGACGGAGCTCCAAATGTTGGTACAGCGTGGGTTCAGGACGCTTTCTCCCAGGCGGAGTTGGTCTTGCAGTCGATGAAGTTGGCCACGGAGTTCCTGGTAGAGGGTGGTACCTTTGTCACCAAGGTCTTCAGATCGAAGGACTACAATCCTCTGCTCTGGGTTTTCAAGCAGCTCTTCACGTCTGTGGAAGCGACAAAGCCTCCTTCTTCCCGAAATGTTTCCGCAGAAATCTTCGTCGTCTGCCGTGGATTCAAGGCTCCAAAACGCATTGACCCCAAATTCCTCGACCCCAAGCATGTTTTTGCAGAATTGACAGATTCTACGCCAAATAACGAAGCGCGTGTATTCAatccggagaagaagaagcggaagagagaaggcTACGAAGAGGGTGATTACACACAGTTCAAGGAAATACCGGTCACGGAGTTCATCAATACCACTGATCCGATCGCGATTCTCGGTACTTATAATAAGCTCAGCTTCGAACAATCTCCAGGGGGAGATCTTGCATTGGCGACATTGAACAGACTGGAAGAGACCACGGACGAGATTCGAACCTGCTGTGAGGATTTGAAGATTCTAGGCAAAAAAGAATTTCGGAGCCTACTCCGATGGCGCTTAAAGGTACGTGAAAAGTTTGGGCTTGTAGTCAAAAAAGGGCAAGCCAAGGCCGATGAACCTGAGGAGGTCGCAGAGGTAGCTCCCATGGATGAGGAGTTGGCCATCCAGGAAGAGCTACAACGTCtccaggagaaagagagcgccaagcgcaagaaggaaaGGCGCAAagagaatgagaagaagcgcaaagaAATAATACGCATGCAAATGCATATGACAACCCCTATGGACATTGGCATGGAGCAACTTGGGCCCGGTGGCGACGACGCAACTTTCTCCTTGAAGCGAGTGGAAAGAGATGGGGCAAGGGATGTCATTGCGTCTGGAAAGCTAGCGGAAATTGAGAGTGACAGTGAGGACGATCAAACGGAATCTGATTACGACGAAAGCGATGACGAAGGCGACCGATTGGAGAGGGAACTCGATTCATTGTACGAACAGTACCAGGAGCGCAGAGAAGATCGGGACTCCAAAGTGCGGGCAAAGAAAGCGCGAAAAGACTACGAGGCGGAAGAATGGGACGGCTTCTCAGACTCTgacaaggaagacgatgaggaatcGGAGGAAGACGGCGCGTCCCAAGCGGTGGTCAAGCCAGCACCTCCTAATTCGGGAACACTCTCCAGCAAGGCCGCGATGTTCTTCGATCAAGACATTTTCCAGGGTCTAGGTGATGTCGACGACGTTGAGGACGAGGACAGCGCAATCGAAATGCAGGAGGACGACAAATCCGCTAAGAAGGGCTCTGCTTTGGAGAAAAAAGCACCCAAGgaggcaaagaaaaaggcgCAGGCCCCTGAGGACTTTTCAGATAGCGACCCTGAAGAGCCTGACGACCCACGAAAGAAGAACGGCCAACTCG ATATCGATATCATTACCGCAGAGGCCATGGCACTTGCCCAGCAAATGGCCACCGGTGAAAAGAAGTCCCAGGACATTATTGATGACGGCTTCAATCGGTACACCTTCCGGGATGTTGACGGTCTCCCCGAATGGTTCCTCGACGACGAAAACAAGCATTCTAAGCCCCAACGGCCTATCACGAAAGCGGCTGCAGCCGCAATCAAGGAAAAGCTGCGTGCCATCAATGCTCGGCCCATCAAGAAGGTGATGGAGGCTAAGGGCCGTAAAAAGATGAAGGCAGCTCAGAGACTCGAGAAACTGCGCAAAAAGTCTGCTTTGCTGGCAGATGACGAAGCGCTCAGCGAAAGGGACAAGTCGCAGGCCATTGCGAAGTTGATGAGCAAAGCGGTCAAGAAGAAACCCAAGCAGCAGGTGAAGTTGGTTGTTGCTAGGGGAGCCAACAGAGGTATCTCCGGTCGTCCACGCGGAGTGAAGGGCAAATACAAGATTGTGGACTCGCGCATGAAGAAGGATATCCGGGCTCAAAAGAgattggcgaagaagaagaaatag
- the dot1 gene encoding histone methyltransferase DOT1: MGFFDHLQKGGAFSLQAQKPQIRKVVQTRPPPPSRSSSHTPVRSLSQTSPPGRVKRPRDSTSRSVSRDPDHRPSKRLSTPLRNRKRPTPEQRFSSDDDASDTDTSFELRKRARTEDSAEPDLARRIRSLKAFSEENVKPLPLVHAADITSKQKAGNFRRAFGGADRPTEILLQYPSASLKERFNLVVPRDNDDFKPIDDIVHVIDIVSENYIPESEADFFNNESTGIKRRLRRALAHSSETEFREAVASYNREIERLRRSGAIAKHLDATHRLNLPLVERILTQIYARTVSPRVESLRRYENGTDNVYGELLPRFISTIFKETRLKSGHVFVDLGSGVGNVVLQAALEIGCESWGCEMMANACDLAELQQTEFRARCRLWGIAPGKTNLVRGDFLQEQSIIDVLKRADVVLINNQAFTPQLNNEIINHFLDMKEGCQIVSLKSFVPAGHKIQSRNLYSPINLLKVKQLNYWSNSVSWTDVGGTYFIATKDSSRLKAFADSME; encoded by the exons ATGGGATTTTTCGATCACCTCCAGAAAGGAGGGGCTTTTTCGCTGCAGGCTCAAAAGCCACAAATTCGTAAGGTTGTCCAGACCCGGCCCCCGCCGCCCTCAAGATCTTCCTCGCACACCCCCGTCAGATCATTGTCGCAGACCTCACCCCCGGGGAGAGTTAAAAGACCACGAGACTCCACTAGCCGGTCTGTCTCGAGAGATCCCGATCATCGCCCATCGAAGCGTTTAAGTACCCCGTTGCGAAATAGGAAACGGCCAACTCCTGAACAACGGTTTTCGAGTGACGATGACGCAAGTGACACGGATACATCATTTGAGTTGCGCAAGCGGGCAAGAACGGAGGATAGTGCGGAGCCTGACCTCGCGAGGCGCATACGGTCTTTGAAAGCATTTTCGGAGGAGAATGTTAAACCACTGCCATTGGTCCACGCTGCAGATATTACATCCAAACAAAAAGCCGGAAACTTCAGACGAGCGTTTGGAGGGGCAGACCGGCCGACGGAGATTCTTCTGCAGTATCCCAGTGCTTCACTTAAAGAAAG ATTCAACCTCGTCGTGCCACGCGACAACGATGATTTTAAGCCTATCGATGATATCGTCCATGTTATCGACATCGTTTCTGAGAACTATATTCCTGAGAGTGAGGCGGATTTCTTCAACAATGAGTCAACAGGTATCAAACGGAGGTTGCGCCGAGCTTTGGCACATTCGTCAGAGACGGAATTCCGAGAAGCCGTGGCCAGCTACAATCGTGAGATCGAGCGTTTAAGACGTAGTGGGGCCATTGCTAAACATTTGGACGCGACACATCGGTTGAACCTGCCGCTTGTAGAAAGGATATTGACACAGATTTACGCCCGTACTGTATCCCCTCGAGTTGAATCTCTTCGCCGATACGAAAACGGAACGGATAACGTTTACGGAGAGCTCCTACCTCGTTTCATCAGCACGATCTTCAAAGAAACTCGGCTAAAATCGGGGCACGTCTTTGTCGATCTTGGATCTGGAGTTGGTAATGTCGTTTTGCAAGCTGCGCTTGAAATTGGATGTGAAAGTTGGGGCTGCGAGATGATGGCCAATGCTTGTGACCTGGCAGAACTTCAGCAGACCGAGTTTAGAGCACGCTGCCGGCTCTGGGGTATTGCGCCAGGGAAAACAAACCTTGTCCGTGGCGACTTTCTGCAAGAGCAAAGCATCATTGATGTTCTGAAACGCGCAGATGTTGTTCTGATCAACAACCAAGCCTTTACACCTCAACTCAACAATGAGATCATCAATCACTTCTTAGATATGAAAGAGGGCTGCCAGATTGTGTCACTCAAGTCTTTCGTTCCTGCCGGTCACAAGATTCAGTCTCGCAATCTGTACTCCCCGATCAACCTTTTGAAGGTTAAGCAGTTGAATTACTGGTCAAACAGTGTCAGCTGGACTGACGTTGGGGGCACATATTTTATTGCCACCAAAGATAGTTCCAGGCTCAAGGCTTTTGCGGATAGCATGGAATGA
- a CDS encoding ATG16 family protein yields the protein MAHWRNEYSAALAARDRREKANVALYNAYTQLADRTSRIASTGAQGAQYLTGTGDKHTAIPAAGKSLAGPSVPDILAATRADLSEAQRARSELQARLTELSTELEKLRKRSTQDSRRIHVLESEVTHLQMRVKDRDAELKGKAKLLEDFQDELASLNLQLNMAEERSSRLQRENRELIDRWMARIGREAEAMNDASKFS from the exons ATGGCTCACTGGAGGAACGAGTACTCCGCCGCGCTGGCTGCTCGCGATCGCCGGGAAAAGGCAAATGTCGCTCTCTATAATGCTT ATACGCAACTAGCCGATCGAACTAGCCGTATTGCATCCACCGGAGCTCAAGGTGCCCAATATCTCACAGGCACTGGAGACAAACATACAGCGATCCCTGCAGCTGGGAAGTCGTTGGCAGGTCCATCTGTTCCTGATATTCTAGCAGCTACACGTGCGGATCTTTCCGAAGCCCAACGTGCTCGTTCGGAGTTGCAGGCCCGGCTAACTGAGCTGAGCAccgagttggagaagctACGGAAGAGAAGCACGCAAGATAGCAGACGTATCCATGTTTTGGAGAGTGAAGTAACTCATCTACAAATGCGTGTAAAGGATAGGGACGCAGAATTGAAGGGGAAGGCCAAGTTACTCGAG GATTTCCAAGACGAACTCGCCTCTCTGAATTTGCAGCTTAACATGGCCGAAGAGCGATCCAGCAGGCTGCAGCGGGAGAACCGGGAGCTGATTGATCGCTGGATGGCTAGGATTGGCAGAGAAGCAGAGGCCATGAATGATGCCTCAAAATTCTCTTGA
- the rab7 gene encoding Rab family GTPase YPT7, producing the protein MASRKKVLLKVIILGDSGVGKTSLMNQYVNKKFSASYKATIGADFLTKEVLVDDRLIWDTAGQERFQSLGVAFYRGADCCVLVYDVNNSKSFEALDSWRDEFLIQASPRDPESFPFVVIGNKIDVEESKRMISSKRAMTFCQSKGNIPYFETSAKEAVNVEQAFEGKRTLC; encoded by the exons ATGGCGTCACGCAAGAAGGTCTTGCTGAAG GTCATCATTCTGGGCGACAGTGGTGTTGGCAAAACGAGCTTGATGAATCAATAT GTCAACAAGAAGTTCAGTGCAAGCTACAAGGCCACTATCGGCGCCGATTTTCTCACGAAAGAGGTGCTCGTAGACGACCGTCTG ATCTGGGATACTGCGGGTCAAGAGCGATTTCAGTCTTTAGGTGTTGCATTCTACCGGGGTGCGGATTGTTGTGTTCTGGTATACGACGTGAATAATTCCAAGAGCTTCGAGGCTCTCGACAGTTGGCGCGATGAATTCCTCATCCAAGCTAGCCCCCGCGACCCGGAGAGCTTTCCTTTC GTTGTGATCGGCAACAAGATTGATGTGGAGGAAAGCAAGCGGATGATTTCTTCGAAACGCGCCATGACTTTCTGCCAATCCAAGGGCAACATCCCTTACTTCGAGACAAGCGCTAAGGAAGCAGTCAACGTGGAGCAGGCTTTCGAGGGGaag AGAACGCTATGCTAA
- a CDS encoding DMT family transporter: METYSWRGPSWTGVARRSLGICLLLLVVVLWTASNFLASTIFADNSYSKPFFVTYTNSSLFIIPLFSIILGRLFKLWRQGRLSQIDSIQSLLLHLDSHDSKREALDVPHPSSFADRQQSENEVDSYGKLGLRATARLSFQFCLLWVLANYFAMACLQYTTVGSTTILTSTSGVWTLIFGAMIGVERFTVRKLAGVIASLIGIILISRVDLSSTDSPPGDDGSSGTFPHKTTAEIALGDAMAAFSAVMYGVYTIVLKRQVGDESRVNMVLFFGLVGLFNMLLLWPGFVILHFTGIEPFVLPDTGRIWTIVLVNSFSSLVSDICWAYAMLLTTPLVVTVGLSLTIPLSLVGQIFLQGQYSSAIYWFGAAIVFLSFLVVNHESRDDKLEATSAASYDAVPGDETGDTA; the protein is encoded by the exons ATGGAGACATATAGTTGGCGTGGCCCCAGCTGGACTGGGGTCGCAAGACGGTCGCTAGGCATCTGTCTCCTACTCCTCGTGGTGGTCTTGTGGACGGCGTCGAACTTTTTGGCCAGC ACCATCTTCGCGGATAATTCATACTCGAAACCGTTCTTTGTGACCTACACCAACAGCTCGCTATTCATTATTCCTCTCTTCTCGATCATCCTGGGCAGACTATTCAAATTATGGCGCCAGGGTAGATTGTCTCAGATCGATTCTATTCAAAGCCTGTTGCTCCATCTTGATTCGCACGATTCGAAGCGCGAGGCACTCGACGTGCCGCATCCTTCCTCTTTCGCAGATAGACAACAGAGTGAAAACGAAGTTGATAGCTATGGCAAGCTTGGCTTGAGGGCAACTGCGAGATTGAGCTTCCAATTTTGTTTATTATGG GTCCTT GCGAATTACTTCGCAATGGCCTGTCTGCAATACACAACAGTAGGAAGTACCACGATCCTAACTTCAACTAGCG GAGTCTGGACCCTCATCTTCGGCGCAATGATTGGGGTGGAACGGTTCACCGTCCGCAAACTTGCCGGCGTTATTGCTTCCCTGATTGGAATAATCCTCATCTCCCGCGTAGATCTGTCGTCAACGGACTCCCCGCCCGGAGATGATGGCAGTTCAGGTACCTTCCCCCACAAGACGACCGCCGAGATTGCTCTTGGCGACGCCATGGCCGCATTCAGCGCAGTCATGTACGGCGTCTACACTATCGTCCTAAAAAGACAAGTCGGCGATGAGTCGCGGGTCAATATGGTGCTGTTCTTCGGGCTAGTGGGACTCTTTAATATGCTCTTGCTCTGGCCGGGATTCGTCATCTTACATTTCACCGGGATCGAGCCGTTCGTTCTCCCTGATACCGGGAGAATATGGACTATAGTGCTG GTAAATTCATTTTCATCACTGGTTTCAGATATATGTTGGGCGTACGCGATGCTCCTTACCACTCCGCTTGTCGTGACTGTTGGGCTGAGTCTGACCATCCCCCTCTCGCTTGTGGGTCAAATCTTCCTGCAGGGACAGTATTCGAGTGCTATATACTGGTTTGGTGCCGCTATAGTGTTTTTGTCATTCCTGGTGGTCAACCATGAGAGTCGGGATGATAAGCTGGAGGCAACCTCGGCGGCTAGTTACGATGCTGTCCCTGGTGACGAGACAGGTGATACCGCTTGA
- a CDS encoding PH domain-containing protein, with amino-acid sequence MMDQKMSSSGPPISEAHMKAPSIQFPDGTVQQSTILRPIHPSPAFRNGHVNLDTFSPVNENGSFEFDRVLKTGQVHRRVKHKHAFRASWKPAYLVLRPNLLSVYKDEEATRLRASITLSEVTAVAPVKSPRSSRQHVFGIFSPSKNYRFQALSEKDAEDWIRRIRAETRADEEEEAFLALSRNRNVPATNRQHIEDTTDHSEFEYPGRASSPELGRSLSPGRYSTRYGSLQDHSGNEITSYSEWSDGPTSNSSTHMKPNRSLQNLSTSAPVGGQQLQPRDVGRSQELGILRDPERVICNGYLQCLRIKGAVRQWKRLWVVLRPKSLGFYKDEQEYSAIKILPMSQVIEAAEVDPLSRSKKFCLQIIAEDKSYRLCAPDEESLANWLGSLKSILVARKRLEPAPGASAP; translated from the exons ATGATGGATCAAAAAATGTCGAGTTCAGGCCCGCCAATCTCGGAGGCGCATATGAAAGCTCCCTCGATTCAGTTTCCCGACGGCACTGTCCAACAGTCTACAATTTTACGGCCTATACACCCTTCCCCCGCCTTTCGCAATGGCCATGTCAATTTGGACACATTTTCTCCAGTCAACGAAAATGGTAGCTTTGAATTCGATCGAGTCTTGAAAACCGGGCAAGTGCATCGTCGAGTGAAACACAAGCAT GCATTCCGAGCTTCTTGGAAGCCCGCCTACCTCGTCCTCCGCCCGAACCTCCTGTCTGTATATAAAGATGAGGAAGCGACAAGACTTCGGGCTTCCATAACTCTTTCGGAAGTCACAGCGGTTGCTCCGGTCAAATCCCCGCGATCGTCTCGACAACACGTCTTCGGTATATTCTCGCCATCCAAAAATTACCGCTTCCAGGCTTTGTCGGAGAAGGATGCAGAGGACTGGATTAGACGTATTCGTGCTGAAACTCGtgcggacgaggaagaggaagccttCTTGGCTCTGTCGCGGAATAGAAATGTGCCGGCAACGAATAGGCAGCACATCGAGGATACTACAGATCACTCAGAATTCGAGTATCCGGGAAGGGCCAGCTCGCCTGAATTGGGACGGTCACTTTCACCTGGCCGCTATTCCACTCGATACGGCTCCTTACAGGACCACTCGGGAAACGAGATTACTTCCTATTCGGAGTGGTCTGATGGACCTACAAGCAACTCCAGTACTCACATGAAGCCCAACCGTTCCCTGCAGAATTTGTCTACCTCGGCTCCTGTGGGTGGACAACAACTCCAACCGCGAGATGTAGGTCGCAGCCAGGAGTTGGGTATCCTCCGCGATCCAGAGAGAGTTATTTGCAACGGCTATCTCCAGTGCCTTCGAATCAAAGGCGCAGTGCGCCAGTGGAAGCGTCTGTGGGTTGTCTTGAGGCCAAAGAGCCTTGGGTTCTATAAGGATGAGCAA GAGTACTCCGCTATCAAAATCTTGCCCATGTCTCAGGTCATCGAGGCGGCTGAAGTTGACCCTCTTTCACGTTCTAAGAAGTTCTGTCTTCAGATAATCGCGGAAGACAAATCGTACCGATTATGCGCACCTGACGAAGAATCTCTTGCCAATTGGTTAGGCTCCTTGAAGAGTATTCTTGTTGCGCGCAAGAGGTTGGAGCCTGCACCAGGAGCATCTGCACCATGA